The Lactuca sativa cultivar Salinas chromosome 2, Lsat_Salinas_v11, whole genome shotgun sequence genome includes a window with the following:
- the LOC111888292 gene encoding regulator of nonsense transcripts UPF2: protein MEHPDDDSHGVGENQSKQDDEVSRREELKKSLVAKLALRQSNLNPERPDSSALRTLDSSIKRNTAVIKKLKQINEEQRESLMDELKNVNLSKFVSEAVAAICDAKLKSSDIQAAVQVCSLLHQRYKDFSPTLVQGLMKTFFPGKSSEDVDADRNLKALKKRSALKLLLELFFDGVIEDTGIFITIIKDLASLEHLKDRDTAHTNLSLLASFARQARYFIGLSHAGEELVEEFFKGLNITSDQKKVFKKAFHTYHDAAVELLRSEHTSLRQLEHENAKILNAKGELSEENASSYEKLRKSYDQLYRGVSALAEALDMQPPVMPEDGHTRLTTGDDVSSPGTGKEASVAEALWDDEDTKSFYECLPDLRAFVPAVLLGEAEQKGNDQSSKASDQPSDSTTPESDQGQIAAQDTAETSVSEKKKDDDEKDKGKEKEKEKDGEIKAEIEKEKLRGPEGTNLDGLIQRLPGCVSRDLIDQLTVEFCYLNSKASRKKLVRALFNVPRTSLELLPYYSRMVATLSTCMKDVPSMLLLYLEEEFNSLINKKDQMNIETKIRNIRFIGELCKFKIAPAGLVFSCLKACLDDFTHHNIDVACNLLETCGRYLYRYPDTNVRMANMLEILMRLKNVKNLDPRHSTLVENAYYLCKPPERSARVSKIRPPLHQYIRKLLFTDLDKSSIEDVLRQLRKLPWSECEPYLLKCFLKVHKGKYGQIHLIASLTAGLSRYHDEFAVAVVDEVLEEIRLGLEINEYGMQQRRIAHMRFLGELYNYEHVDSSVVFDTLYLILIFGHGTEEQDVLDPPEDCFRIRMIITLLETCGHYFGRGSSKRKLDRFLIHFQRYILCKGPLPLDIEFDLQDLFGDLRPNMTRYSTIEEADAALVQLEEHERSGEKHHTEQEKPRSMSGSSSSVNGQVVVANGMEEENGGTHHELESDSASQGSTMDPDGNDDEEELDDDACDSEDDYAGPASDEDDEIHVRQKVMLVDPEEEAEFDREFRALMQESLDSRKLELRARPTLNMMIPMNVFEGGQGHGSGRVSEGESGDEGTEYEEGGGRKEVQVKVLVKRGSKQQTRQMLIPSDCSLVQSTKQKEAAELEEKQDIKRLVLEYNDREEEELNALGNLPVGWSQSGGGRVVYRGHSWEGHGGRSGSRHRYPHHTGGGYYYSRRK from the exons ACTCCAGTGCCTTGCGAACATTGGACTCTAGCATCAAACGTAACACAGCAGTTATCAAAAAActtaaacaaatcaatgaagagCAGCGTGAAAGTCTGATGGATGAATTAAAAAATGTCAACTTAAGCAAATTTGTTAGTGAAGCAGTGGCTGCAATCTGTGATGCCAAGTTAAAAAGTTCAGACATACAGGCTGCAGTTCAG GTCTGTTCATTGCTTCATCAAAGATACAAAGATTTTTCTCCAACTTTGGTCCAAGGCCTTATGAAAACATTCTTTCCTGGGAAATCTTCAGAGGATGTAGATGCAGACAGAAACTTAAAGGCCTTGAAAAAGCGAAGCGCTTTAAAACTTCTACTTGAACTGTTTTTTGATGGAGTTATAGAAGATACTGGAATTTTTATAACCATCATTAAGGATCTTGCGAGTTTAGAACACCTAAAGGATAGAGACACAGCTCATACAAATCTGTCTCTTCTTGCTAGTTTTGCTAGACAGGCAAGGTACTTCATAGGACTTTCACATGCTGGAGAAGAACTTGTTGAAGAG TTTTTTAAGGGGCTTAATATCACTTCAGATCAGAAGAAGGTGTTTAAAAAGGCGTTTCATACGTATCATGATGCTGCAGTTGAGCTACTTCGGTCTGAACACACT TCACTTCGACAACTGGAGCATGAGAATGCAAAGATTTTAAATGCCAAAGGGGAGCTGAGTGAGGAAAATGCTTCATCATATGAAAAATTACGCAAATCTTATGATCAACTTTATCGAGGTGTTTCTGC GTTAGCAGAAGCACTTGATATGCAACCACCTGTGATGCCAGAGGATGGTCACACGAGGCTCACAACAGGTGATGATGTCTCATCTCCTGGTACTGGAAAAGAGGCTTCTGTTGCTGAAGCTTTGTGGGATGATGAAGACACAAAAAGTTTTTATGAATGTTTACCTGATCTCAG GGCATTTGTTCCTGCTGTATTATTGGGTGAAGCGGAGCAGAAAGGAAATGATCAGTCATCAAAAGCATCAGATCAACCAAGT GACTCAACAACACCCGAGTCTGATCAAGGTCAGATTGCTGCCCAAGACACTGCAGAGACATCTGTAAGTGAGAAAAAGAAAGATGATGACGAAAAAgataaaggaaaagaaaaagaaaaagaaaaagatggtGAAATAAAAGCTGAAATTGAAAAAGAGAAGCTTCGAGGTCCTGAAGGAACCAACTTAGACGGCTTAATACAGAGGCTTCCTGGCTGTGTGAGCCGTGACTTGATTGACCAATTGACT gTGGAATTTTGTTATTTAAATTCAAAAGCTTCCCGCAAAAAACTCGTTCGTGCTTTGTTCAATGTGCCCAGAACATCTCTGGAACTGTTACCCTACTATTCACGAATGGTTGCCACACTGTCAACTTGTATGAAGGATGTCCCTTCTATGCTCTTGCTGTATTTGGAAGAAGAATTCAActctctaataaataaaaag GATCAAATGAACATCGAGACAAAGATCAGGAACATTCGGTTTATCGGCGAGCTTTGTAAATTCAAAATCGCACCAGCTGGGCTCGTTTTCAGCTGCCTAAAG GCATGTTTGGACGATTTTACCCATCACAACATAGATGTCGCCTGCAATCTTCTGGAGACATGTGGCAGATATCTTTATCGTTACCCTGATACTAATGTACGCATGGCAAACATGTTGGAGATTCTAATGCGTCTAAAAAATGTGAAAAATCTGGATCCTCGTCATAGTACTCTTGTTGAGAATGCTTATTATTTATGCAAACCACCTGAACGTTCTGCAAGAGTCTCCAAAATTCGCCCCCCTTTACATCag TATATCAGAAAGCTACTCTTTACAGACCTTGACAAGTCTTCAATTGAAGATGTATTGAGACAACTCCGGAAGTTACCATGGAGTGAATGTGAACCCTATCTTTTAAAATGCTTTTTGAAGGTTCATAAAGGAAAATACGGTCAAATTCACCTGATTGCTTCACTAACTGCTGGGTTGAGTCGCTACCATGATGAGTTTGCAGTTGCTGTAGTCGATGag gttttggaagaaataagGTTGGGATTGGAGATAAACGAATATGGAATGCAGCAAAGACGAATTGCTCATATGCGATTCTTAGGCGAGCTATACAATTATGAACATGTGGATTCTTCAGTTGTTTTTGATACGTTGTATCTCATTCTCATTTTTGGTCATGGAACAGAAGAG CAAGATGTGCTTGATCCACCTGAAGACTGTTTTCGCATTAGGATGATCATCACACTTCTGGAGACCTGTGGGCATTACTTTGGTCGAGGTTCATCAAAGAGAAAACTGGATCGATTTCTGATTCATTTTCAACGTTACATACTCTGCAAAGGTCCACTTCCTCTAGATATCGAATTTGACTTGCAG GATTTGTTTGGTGATTTACGTCCAAACATGACTCGTTATTCCACCATTGAAGAAGCTGATGCTGCTCTGGTTCAGCTGGAGGAACATGAACGGTCAGGTGAGAAGCACCACACAGAGCAGGAAAAGCCAAGAAGCATGTCGGGCAGCTCGTCCTCAGTCAACGGTCAGGTTGTTGTTGCAAATGGTATGGAAGAAGAAAACGGTGGGACCCATCATGAACTGGAATCCGACAGTGCATCTCAGGGCAGCACCATGGATCCAGACGGGAACGATGACGAGGAAGAGCTCGATGACGATGCATGCGACAGCGAGGATGATTACGCTGGCCCTGCTTCTGACGAGGATGACGAAATCCACGTCAGACAGAAAGTCATGTTGGTTGACCCCGAGGAAGAAGCCGAATTTGACCGAGAATTTAGAGCTCTAATGCAG GAAAGCTTGGATTCAAGGAAGCTGGAGTTGCGGGCCCGGCCGACACTGAACATGATGATACCGATGAATGTGTTTGAGGGGGGGCAGGGGCATGGGAGTGGAAGGGTGAGTGAGGGTGAAAGTGGGGATGAAGGAACAGAGTATGAAGAGGGTGGTGGGCGAAAGGAGGTGCAGGTGAAAGTGCTGGTGAAACGTGGGAGCAAACAGCAAACGAGGCAGATGTTGATACCGAGTGACTGTTCTCTGGTTCAGAGCACTAAACAGAAGGAAGCAGCAGAGTTGGAAGAGAAACAAGATATCAAGAGGTTGGTTTTGGAGTATAATGATAGGGAAGAGGAGGAGCTTAATGCCTTGGGGAATCTTCCAGTTGGATGGAGTCAGAGTGGTGGGGGGAGAGTGGTCTACAGAGGCCACTCTTGGGAAGGTCATGGCGGGAGGTCGGGCTCCCGTCATAGGTACCCCCATCATACTGGCGGGGGATACTATTATAGCAGAAGAAAGTGA